In Pseudosulfitobacter sp. DSM 107133, a genomic segment contains:
- a CDS encoding amidase, with translation MNPLALVALPAHAVLARFAAQTLTPSDYLAACLEHITLFNPKVNALTALDAERAVAQASQATQRWKAGTPIGPLDGLPIGVKDLQDTKGLLTTHGSKRGRANVPTQDLPMVARLRAAGAIILAKTNVPELGAGGNSRNPVWGATGNPFNPDLIAGGSSGGSAAALAADLLPLCTGSDTGGSLRLPASLCGIVGYRPSVDVVAHPTRPLGWSGISVLGPMARTMDDLLLMLNVIQGHDRDDPLSSPAAPDRFATLPQVDLKTLRVGYSEDFGGAPVDPAIRKTFRARIDALRPHVMDCRPASLDLGQMDRVFDILRAESFVAGFAEALKTAPGDFGDHIAQNVAMGQAMTLADRSWAHAEQTRILRNFNKVMDAFDIILLPTAPVSPFPWQQSHPTEIDGQVMDVYYRWLALMYRGSLTGGPALTLPCGRDPHGMPFGLQMLGPLRGDERLLATAKALETLFDRDADTARPRPDMAALAASNVDLRAIVTHPPVLTSAVPSSTPNIRTAV, from the coding sequence TTGAACCCTCTGGCGCTTGTGGCGCTGCCCGCGCACGCGGTTCTGGCCCGTTTCGCGGCCCAAACCCTGACGCCCAGCGATTATCTGGCTGCCTGTCTGGAACATATTACGCTGTTCAACCCCAAGGTTAACGCCCTGACCGCGCTGGATGCGGAACGGGCGGTGGCGCAGGCGTCGCAGGCAACGCAGCGCTGGAAAGCCGGCACACCAATCGGCCCGCTTGACGGATTGCCCATTGGAGTCAAAGACCTGCAAGACACCAAGGGGCTGCTGACCACCCATGGCAGCAAACGCGGACGCGCCAATGTGCCCACCCAGGATCTGCCCATGGTCGCACGGCTGCGCGCGGCAGGTGCCATCATTCTGGCCAAGACGAATGTCCCCGAACTGGGCGCGGGCGGCAACAGCCGCAATCCGGTGTGGGGGGCCACGGGCAACCCGTTCAACCCCGACCTGATCGCGGGCGGCTCGTCCGGCGGCTCGGCGGCGGCACTGGCGGCCGATCTGCTGCCGCTGTGCACCGGCTCCGACACGGGTGGTTCCCTGCGCCTGCCGGCGTCCTTGTGCGGCATCGTCGGCTATCGCCCGTCGGTCGATGTGGTCGCACACCCGACACGCCCGCTGGGCTGGTCCGGCATTTCCGTTCTGGGGCCGATGGCGCGGACAATGGACGACTTGCTCTTGATGCTGAACGTCATTCAGGGCCATGACCGCGACGACCCCCTGTCGTCGCCCGCGGCCCCCGACAGGTTCGCCACCCTGCCGCAGGTCGACCTGAAAACCCTGCGCGTCGGATACAGCGAAGACTTTGGCGGCGCGCCCGTCGACCCCGCCATCCGCAAGACCTTTCGCGCGCGCATCGACGCGCTGCGGCCGCATGTGATGGACTGCCGCCCGGCCAGTCTTGATCTGGGCCAGATGGACCGCGTCTTTGACATCTTGCGTGCAGAAAGCTTTGTTGCGGGATTTGCCGAGGCTCTGAAAACGGCACCCGGGGATTTTGGTGACCACATCGCGCAGAACGTCGCGATGGGACAGGCCATGACGCTGGCCGACAGAAGCTGGGCACATGCGGAACAGACCCGCATCCTGCGCAACTTCAACAAGGTGATGGATGCGTTTGACATCATCCTGCTGCCAACCGCGCCGGTCTCGCCCTTTCCGTGGCAGCAATCGCACCCGACCGAAATCGACGGGCAGGTGATGGATGTCTATTACCGCTGGCTGGCGCTGATGTATCGCGGCTCTTTGACGGGCGGGCCCGCACTTACCCTGCCCTGTGGCCGCGATCCGCACGGCATGCCCTTCGGGCTTCAGATGCTTGGCCCCTTGCGCGGTGACGAACGGCTGCTGGCCACGGCCAAAGCGCTGGAAACCCTGTTTGACCGCGACGCAGACACCGCCCGCCCGCGTCCCGATATGGCGGCGCTTGCGGCTTCGAATGTTGACTTGCGTGCGATCGTGACCCATCCGCCCGTCCTGACATCAGCGGTTCCGTCATCAACACCCAACATCAGAACGGCGGTGTAA
- a CDS encoding LysR substrate-binding domain-containing protein: protein MNCDRLPATGPGEPRRLGKEFQKAITLRHLRVIAALADLKLVARVAVALNVTQPAVSKQIAELEKIVGAPIVTRDRNRLYLTPIGNRLADHARQTLNQLDRAAFDIEAMASGVSGSVSIGVVSSVAPSLLPGSIAIFKRSTPQANVTVLEGHFVELFPELEAGAIDLLIARIWQPQELPGIDQMPLFSEPVVVVAGRHHPLAQQNELAWTDVIPFPWILPQANSVARRAVDALFATNGLTAPSNTIASNSLALNLELLRVMPALGLMPLQLAQAQAARGEVTILPLDTQGLLSEARCFWRADQITQNSTLSLFLKCLQQTTAEMQTIPFS, encoded by the coding sequence ATGAACTGTGACAGGCTGCCCGCAACCGGACCGGGGGAGCCAAGGCGTTTGGGCAAGGAATTTCAAAAGGCAATCACGCTGCGCCATCTGCGGGTCATTGCGGCATTGGCCGACCTAAAGCTGGTGGCACGGGTGGCGGTGGCCCTGAACGTGACCCAGCCCGCCGTTTCCAAGCAGATTGCCGAGCTGGAAAAGATCGTCGGCGCACCGATTGTGACGCGGGACCGCAACCGGCTGTATCTGACACCTATCGGCAACCGTCTGGCAGATCACGCCCGCCAAACCCTGAACCAGCTTGACCGCGCCGCCTTTGACATCGAAGCGATGGCCAGCGGTGTATCGGGCTCGGTCTCTATCGGGGTTGTCAGCTCGGTCGCGCCGTCCTTGTTGCCCGGAAGCATTGCGATTTTCAAACGCAGCACGCCGCAGGCAAATGTAACCGTTCTGGAAGGCCATTTTGTCGAGCTTTTTCCAGAGCTAGAGGCCGGTGCGATTGATCTGTTGATCGCGCGCATCTGGCAACCGCAGGAACTGCCCGGCATCGACCAGATGCCGCTGTTTTCCGAACCCGTCGTTGTGGTCGCAGGACGTCACCACCCGCTTGCCCAGCAGAACGAACTGGCATGGACCGATGTCATCCCGTTTCCGTGGATCCTGCCGCAAGCAAACTCGGTGGCACGGCGGGCGGTGGATGCGCTGTTTGCCACCAACGGGCTGACCGCGCCCAGCAACACAATCGCGTCAAATTCACTTGCGCTCAATCTTGAATTGTTGCGCGTGATGCCTGCCCTTGGCCTGATGCCGCTGCAACTGGCACAGGCACAGGCCGCGCGCGGGGAAGTCACGATCCTGCCGCTGGACACGCAGGGCCTGCTGTCCGAAGCGCGGTGCTTCTGGCGCGCCGACCAGATCACCCAGAACAGCACCCTGTCGCTGTTCCTGAAATGCCTGCAACAAACCACCGCCGAGATGCAAACCATTCCATTTAGTTAA
- a CDS encoding response regulator transcription factor — protein MKVLIVEDDQFHGAYLQDALVEALPEVTEIIQFSDGAAGEDEARRGKIEAIVMDLQMDRRNGIEAARAIWSERPQTRILFWSNYADEAYLRGIAQIVPEDSAYGYILKTASRERLKLALRAVLIEGQIMVDREIHRLQKSSTSPRMRIDDSEFAVLVDLALGLQDKLIAERQGMSLRTVQNRLLSLYDKLGVDSELDEHIALNKRVRALNRALFTRTINIEILDAAQRDLEKWLAGRRT, from the coding sequence ATGAAGGTGCTGATCGTAGAAGACGACCAGTTCCATGGCGCCTATCTTCAGGACGCTTTGGTCGAGGCCCTGCCCGAGGTGACTGAAATCATCCAGTTTTCGGATGGCGCGGCGGGCGAGGACGAGGCCCGGCGCGGCAAGATCGAAGCCATCGTGATGGATTTGCAGATGGACCGGCGCAACGGCATCGAAGCGGCCCGCGCGATCTGGTCCGAGCGCCCGCAAACCCGCATCCTGTTCTGGTCGAACTACGCCGACGAAGCCTACTTGCGGGGCATTGCCCAGATCGTGCCCGAGGACAGCGCCTATGGCTATATCCTGAAAACCGCCTCGCGCGAGCGGCTGAAGCTGGCCCTGCGCGCGGTGCTGATCGAAGGGCAGATCATGGTGGACCGTGAAATTCACCGCCTTCAGAAAAGCAGCACCTCGCCGCGTATGCGCATCGACGACAGCGAATTCGCGGTGCTGGTCGATCTGGCGCTGGGACTACAGGACAAGCTGATTGCCGAAAGACAGGGCATGTCGCTGAGAACCGTGCAGAACCGGCTGTTGTCGCTGTATGACAAGCTGGGTGTTGATTCCGAACTGGATGAACATATTGCCCTGAACAAACGTGTGCGCGCGCTGAACCGGGCCTTGTTCACCCGCACGATCAACATCGAAATACTGGATGCCGCGCAGCGCGATCTGGAAAAATGGCTGGCCGGACGCCGGACGTAA
- a CDS encoding ATP-binding protein, protein MDKALQANAKGDVFLRISTHLAERTDIASALEAVADEIAEVIPFSHADLCLYDRPGWMASYEVGIQTRWSRARTRVDRSPIRDLITGKCDFMLCSDAMQDPRQTFAGACSEPIFNHGLRSRVHVLMKVMGQSIGTLNISHETPGLYTLETVQRARNIADVLSPYFHAMHTAEQAQRATQVGQEAQKREEGLRRGALELTQTLEQERQRIGMDLHDQTLADLTRLLREVTGDAPLDRAALAQGVSDTIGNLRQIIDTAVPTLLELFGFAHAVRVHLERAVGIAPVRIDVTDDTGGAPDRLDPTTRTALFRIAQEAINNAAYHSGARTIKVMIEPVAQYGLVMTISDDGRGIPASLHRSSGLSHMRTRARLISAELDILNDYGCRVRVMLESRT, encoded by the coding sequence ATGGACAAGGCCCTGCAAGCCAATGCAAAGGGTGACGTATTTCTGCGCATCTCGACCCATCTGGCCGAACGTACCGACATCGCCTCGGCGCTTGAGGCGGTGGCGGATGAAATCGCAGAGGTCATTCCCTTTTCGCACGCCGATCTGTGCCTGTATGACCGGCCCGGCTGGATGGCCAGCTACGAGGTTGGCATTCAAACGCGCTGGTCACGGGCGCGCACGCGGGTTGACCGCTCACCGATCCGCGACCTGATCACCGGCAAATGCGATTTCATGCTGTGCAGCGACGCGATGCAGGATCCCCGCCAGACCTTTGCGGGCGCCTGTTCGGAACCGATCTTCAACCACGGGCTGCGCTCGCGGGTGCATGTGCTGATGAAGGTCATGGGCCAGTCCATCGGAACGCTGAACATCTCGCACGAAACACCGGGCCTATATACCCTGGAAACCGTGCAGCGCGCCCGGAATATTGCAGACGTCCTGTCGCCCTATTTCCATGCGATGCACACCGCCGAACAGGCCCAGCGGGCCACCCAGGTCGGACAGGAAGCGCAAAAACGCGAAGAAGGTTTGCGCCGCGGCGCGCTGGAACTGACCCAAACGCTTGAGCAGGAACGCCAGCGCATCGGCATGGACCTGCACGACCAGACACTGGCCGACCTGACGCGCCTGCTGCGCGAGGTCACGGGCGACGCCCCGCTTGACCGCGCTGCTTTGGCACAGGGCGTATCCGACACCATCGGCAACTTGCGGCAGATCATCGACACCGCGGTGCCGACCCTGCTTGAGCTGTTCGGCTTTGCCCATGCGGTGCGCGTCCACCTGGAACGCGCGGTCGGGATCGCGCCGGTGCGGATTGACGTGACCGACGACACCGGCGGCGCGCCCGACCGGCTGGACCCGACAACGCGCACCGCCCTGTTTCGCATCGCCCAGGAGGCCATCAACAACGCCGCCTATCATTCCGGCGCGCGCACGATCAAAGTGATGATCGAACCCGTGGCCCAATACGGCCTTGTCATGACAATCAGCGACGACGGGCGCGGTATTCCCGCCTCCCTGCACAGAAGCTCGGGCCTGTCGCACATGCGCACCCGCGCGCGTCTGATCTCGGCCGAGCTGGACATCCTGAACGATTACGGATGCAGGGTGCGCGTGATGCTGGAAAGCCGGACATGA
- a CDS encoding ABC transporter substrate-binding protein: MTISKMLLGAAGLALVAGTALAETPTSDKRIALSNNYAGNSWRQAMLQTYEEIGKQAVADGVVAAADAYTTSENQATEQAAQIQNMILQGYDAIVLNAASPTALNGAVKEACDAGVTVVSFDGIVTEPCAWRIAVDFAAMGKEQVDYLATRLSDGGNLLEIRGLAGVFVDDEISKGIHEGVAEHSQFDIVGSVHGDWAQDVAQKAVAGILPSLPPVVGVVTQGGDGYGTAQAFAAAGRDTPLIVLGNRQDELQWWAEQRDANGYETLSLSIAPGVASLAFWVAQQVLAGEDVPKDLTVPFLKITQDTLDDALATTPEGSVANVTYALDDAKQVIADAK, encoded by the coding sequence ATGACAATTTCAAAAATGCTGCTGGGGGCGGCAGGTCTTGCCCTGGTTGCGGGAACCGCGCTGGCCGAAACCCCGACATCCGACAAGCGGATTGCGCTTTCGAACAATTACGCGGGCAACTCGTGGCGACAGGCGATGCTGCAAACCTATGAGGAGATCGGCAAGCAGGCGGTTGCCGATGGGGTGGTGGCCGCGGCGGATGCCTATACCACATCCGAAAATCAGGCGACCGAGCAGGCGGCGCAGATTCAGAACATGATCCTTCAGGGCTATGATGCCATCGTGCTGAACGCCGCGTCGCCCACGGCGCTGAATGGCGCGGTCAAGGAAGCCTGCGACGCCGGTGTGACGGTGGTCAGCTTTGACGGCATCGTGACCGAGCCCTGCGCCTGGCGGATCGCGGTGGATTTTGCCGCCATGGGCAAAGAACAGGTGGATTATCTGGCGACGCGCCTGTCCGATGGTGGCAATCTGCTGGAAATCCGGGGGCTTGCAGGCGTGTTTGTGGACGACGAGATTTCCAAAGGCATCCACGAAGGCGTGGCCGAGCACAGCCAGTTCGACATTGTCGGATCGGTGCATGGCGACTGGGCGCAAGACGTGGCGCAAAAGGCCGTGGCCGGCATTCTGCCATCGCTGCCGCCGGTCGTGGGCGTTGTGACACAGGGCGGTGACGGCTATGGCACGGCGCAGGCCTTTGCTGCCGCAGGCCGTGACACGCCGCTGATCGTGCTGGGCAATCGTCAGGACGAACTTCAGTGGTGGGCCGAACAACGCGACGCGAACGGGTATGAAACCCTGTCGCTGTCGATCGCGCCGGGCGTTGCCTCGCTGGCGTTCTGGGTCGCGCAGCAGGTGCTTGCGGGCGAAGACGTGCCCAAGGATCTGACGGTGCCTTTCCTGAAGATCACCCAGGACACGCTGGACGATGCGCTGGCCACGACGCCGGAAGGCTCGGTCGCCAATGTGACCTATGCGCTGGATGATGCCAAACAGGTCATCGCAGACGCCAAGTGA